A portion of the Lolium rigidum isolate FL_2022 chromosome 1, APGP_CSIRO_Lrig_0.1, whole genome shotgun sequence genome contains these proteins:
- the LOC124703766 gene encoding chalcone synthase 2-like, giving the protein MAAVSVEEVRKAQRVEGLATVMAIGTATPQNCVYQEGYAEYYFRVTKSDHVSHLKEKFKKMCDKSMIRKRYMTLTEEIFEEHPSIGTYMAPSLDVRQDITVAEIPKLGKAAALKALKEWGHPLSKITHLVFCSTSGVDLPGADYQLIKMLGLSLSVRRVMLYQQGCFAGGTVLRVAKDLAENNRGARVLVVCSEITAQTFHGPSDTEMDWLVGQAIFGDGAAAVIIGADPDHATERPLFELVSASQTILPDTEGYVGGHLREAGLTFHLHRGVPMAISKNIKLALENAFEPLGIDDWNSIFWVAHPGGPAILDMVEAEAKLDKKRMRATRHILSEYGNMSSACVLFILDEMRKKSAEDGQATTGEGLEWGVLFGFGPGITVETVVLRSVPIAAP; this is encoded by the exons atggcggctgTGAGTGTGGAAGAGGTGAGGAAGGCGCAGCGGGTGGAGGGCCTGGCGACGGTGATGGCCATCGGTACGGCAACACCGCAGAACTGCGTGTACCAGGAGGGGTACGCGGAATACTATTTTCGCGTCACCAAGAGCGATCACGTCAGCCATCTCAAAGAAAAGTTCAAGAAAATGT GTGACAAATCTATGATCCGGAAGAGGTATATGACCTTGACGGAGGAGATCTTTGAGGAACACCCCAGCATTGGCACGTATATGGCGCCATCGCTGGACGTGCGCCAGGACATCACGGTGGCCGAGATCCCGAAGCTGGGGAAGGCAGCAGCGCTGAAGGCGCTAAAAGAGTGGGGCCATCCACTGTCCAAGATCACGCACCTGGTGTTCTGCTCCACCTCGGGCGTGGACTTGCCGGGCGCCGATTACCAGCTAATCAAGATGCTGGGCCTCAGCCTGTCGGTGAGGCGTGTGATGTTGTACCAGCAGGGCTGCTTCGCCGGCGGGACGGTGCTTCGCGTGGCCAAGGACCTCGCAGAGAATAACCGCGGCGCTCGGGTGCTAGTGGTCTGCTCTGAGATCACCGCGCAGACCTTCCATGGCCCCTCAGACACCGAAATGGACTGGCTGGTTGGCCAGGCAATCTTCGGAGACGGCGCGGCCGCGGTGATCATCGGGGCAGACCCCGACCATGCCACGGAGAGGCCGCTGTTCGAGCTGGTGTCGGCAAGCCAAACCATATTGCCGGACACGGAGGGCTACGTTGGAGGCCACCTCCGGGAGGCGGgactcaccttccacctccacaggGGCGTGCCCATGGCCATCTCCAAGAACATCAAGCTTGCACTGGAGAATGCCTTCGAGCCGTTGGGCATCGACGATTGGAACTCCATCTTCTGGGTAGCTCACCCTGGTGGGCCAGCGATCCTAGACATGGTGGAGGCCGAGGCCAAGCTGGACAAAAAGCGGATGCGCGCCACCAGGCACATCCTATCCGAGTACGGCAACATGTCCAGCGCGtgcgtcctcttcatcctcgACGAGATGCGTAAGAAATCTGCCGAGGACGGCCAAGCCACCACCGGCGAGGGCCTGGAATGGGGCGTGCTCTTTGGCTTTGGCCCTGGCATCACTGTGGAGACCGTAGTTCTCCGCAGCGTCCCCATCGCCGCCCCATGA